Proteins from a genomic interval of Lactococcus protaetiae:
- the argS gene encoding arginine--tRNA ligase → MNEKQLVSQALSKTLNGVLEVEQIAAIIEKPKSSDLGDLAFPAFQLAKVLRKSPQVIAADIAEKIDSTGFEKVLAVGPYVNFFLDKNSTATQVIHDVIAKGKHYGDEQTGAGRNVPVDMSAPNIAKPFSIGHLRSTVIGDSIAKIYEKLGYNPVKINHLGDWGKQFGLLITAYKKYGDEATITANPIDELLKLYVQINAEAKENPAVDEEGREWFLKMEQGDEEALRIWKWFSDVSLIEFNRIYDKLDVTFDYFTGESFYSDKMDAIVEDLENKNLLHESKGALIVDLEKYNLNPALIKKTDGATLYITRDLATAVYRKKTFDFVKSLYVVGGEQTNHFKQLKAVLKEAGYDWSDDMVHIPFGMVTQGGKKFSTRKGHVVKLEMALDEAVDRAEKQIEEKNPNLANKVEVAKQVGVGAVKFYDLKTDRKNGYDFDLDEMVSFEGETGPYVQYAHARIQSILRKAEQKINLEEVPVVVSDSEAWEIVKFLKEFPNTVKRAADNYEPSLIAKYAISLAQAFNKYYAHVRILEKNDELASRLALISATAVVLKESLRLLGVAAPENM, encoded by the coding sequence ATGAACGAAAAACAATTAGTAAGCCAAGCACTGTCCAAAACTCTTAACGGTGTCCTTGAAGTAGAACAAATCGCAGCCATTATTGAAAAACCCAAATCATCTGATTTGGGAGACCTTGCCTTTCCAGCTTTTCAGCTGGCAAAAGTGCTTCGCAAATCTCCGCAAGTCATCGCGGCAGATATTGCTGAAAAAATTGATTCAACAGGATTTGAAAAGGTTTTAGCAGTAGGACCTTATGTTAATTTCTTTCTTGACAAAAACTCAACTGCAACACAAGTTATTCATGATGTTATCGCTAAAGGTAAACATTATGGTGATGAACAAACTGGTGCAGGACGTAATGTTCCGGTTGATATGTCAGCACCAAATATCGCAAAACCATTCTCAATTGGTCATTTGCGCTCAACTGTTATCGGAGATTCAATTGCTAAGATCTATGAAAAATTAGGCTATAATCCAGTCAAAATCAACCACTTGGGTGACTGGGGCAAACAATTTGGGCTTTTGATTACAGCTTACAAAAAATATGGAGATGAAGCAACAATCACTGCTAATCCTATTGATGAACTTTTGAAACTCTATGTCCAAATCAATGCTGAAGCCAAAGAAAATCCAGCTGTTGATGAAGAAGGACGTGAATGGTTCCTCAAAATGGAACAAGGAGATGAAGAAGCACTTCGGATTTGGAAATGGTTCTCTGATGTTTCGTTGATTGAGTTTAACCGTATCTATGATAAGTTAGACGTAACCTTTGATTACTTCACTGGGGAAAGTTTTTATAGCGATAAAATGGATGCTATCGTTGAAGATTTAGAAAATAAAAATCTTTTGCATGAGTCTAAAGGTGCATTGATTGTTGACCTGGAAAAATATAATCTCAATCCAGCTTTGATTAAGAAAACAGATGGTGCAACTCTGTATATTACACGTGACCTTGCCACAGCTGTTTATCGTAAGAAAACTTTTGATTTTGTTAAATCACTTTATGTTGTTGGAGGAGAACAAACGAATCACTTTAAACAACTTAAAGCAGTCTTGAAAGAAGCTGGCTATGATTGGTCAGATGATATGGTTCATATTCCTTTTGGTATGGTTACTCAAGGTGGGAAAAAATTCTCAACTCGTAAAGGTCATGTTGTTAAACTTGAAATGGCACTTGACGAAGCAGTTGACCGTGCTGAAAAGCAAATTGAAGAAAAAAATCCTAATCTTGCTAATAAGGTCGAAGTCGCGAAGCAAGTTGGTGTAGGTGCTGTTAAATTTTATGACTTGAAGACTGACCGTAAAAATGGTTATGACTTTGATTTGGATGAGATGGTTTCATTTGAAGGTGAAACAGGTCCATATGTTCAATATGCTCATGCACGTATCCAGTCTATTTTGAGAAAAGCAGAACAAAAAATAAATCTTGAAGAAGTTCCTGTTGTGGTTTCCGATTCGGAAGCTTGGGAAATTGTAAAATTCTTGAAAGAATTTCCAAATACAGTCAAACGTGCAGCAGATAATTACGAGCCATCATTAATTGCTAAATATGCAATTTCTCTTGCGCAAGCTTTCAATAAATACTATGCTCATGTGCGTATTTTGGAAAAAAATGATGAGTTGGCATCACGTCTTGCACTTATTTCTGCTACAGCAGTTGTATTAAAAGAATCCTTACGTTTACTTGGAGTAGCTGCTCCAGAAAATATGTAA
- the argR gene encoding arginine repressor: protein MKRAERLNIIKDIVTNNKIATQEELQNLLAKEGVTVTQATLSRDIRKLNIIKKRDKGESFYSLLTSGNEKIHSDLHLYFYNFVLSATSVGALVVIRTKLGEADILANALDEERENRKDILGTLAGADTLLVICASEKDATVLTAEIKYILLG from the coding sequence ATGAAAAGAGCCGAAAGATTAAATATTATTAAAGATATCGTCACTAACAATAAGATAGCGACCCAAGAAGAGCTACAAAACCTGTTAGCTAAAGAGGGTGTGACAGTTACTCAAGCAACTTTGTCACGGGATATCAGAAAATTAAATATTATTAAAAAACGAGATAAAGGCGAGAGTTTTTACTCACTTTTGACGTCTGGAAATGAGAAGATTCATTCTGATTTGCATTTATATTTTTATAATTTTGTCCTTTCTGCAACTTCTGTGGGTGCGCTAGTCGTGATTCGTACAAAATTAGGTGAAGCAGATATATTGGCAAATGCGCTTGATGAAGAAAGAGAAAATCGCAAAGATATATTAGGAACGCTCGCCGGAGCGGATACTCTACTTGTTATTTGTGCTTCTGAAAAAGATGCAACTGTTTTGACCGCTGAGATAAAATATATCTTGCTTGGTTAA
- the murC gene encoding UDP-N-acetylmuramate--L-alanine ligase, translated as MEKTYHFTGIKGSGMSALALMLHQMGKKVQGSDSTDYFFTQRGLEQAGVPLLPFDEKNIKPEFELIAGNAFRDDNNVEIAFAHKNGFPFKRYHEFLGHFMEDFISIGVAGAHGKTSTTGMLAHVMSNIVDTSYLIGDGTGRGNANSKYFVFESDEYERHFMPYHPEYTIMTNIDFDHPDYFEGIEDVTAAFQDYANNIKNGIFAYGEDVNLRKLTAKAPIYYYGFEANDDYRAENLIRSTRGSSFDAYFRGQLLGHFVVPAYGKHNVLNALSVVAVCHNLGLDMVEVADHLLTFRGVKRRFTEKKVGEIIIIDDFAHHPTEIEATLDAARQKYPDREIVAVFQPHTFTRTIAFADEFAAVLDHADTVYLAQIYGSAREVDHHEITAQDLADKVRKPAKVVDLDNISPLLDHDRAVYVFMGAGNIQKYEIAFEKLLGQISTNLQ; from the coding sequence ATGGAAAAAACATATCATTTTACCGGAATTAAAGGCTCAGGAATGAGCGCACTTGCGCTTATGCTCCATCAAATGGGAAAAAAAGTACAGGGTTCAGATTCAACAGATTATTTCTTTACTCAACGAGGACTTGAGCAAGCTGGCGTACCGCTTTTACCTTTTGATGAAAAAAATATCAAACCTGAGTTTGAATTAATCGCTGGAAATGCTTTTCGAGATGATAACAATGTGGAGATTGCATTTGCACATAAAAATGGCTTTCCTTTCAAGCGCTATCATGAGTTTCTGGGTCACTTCATGGAAGACTTCATAAGTATTGGTGTAGCGGGTGCGCATGGTAAAACTTCAACAACAGGAATGCTGGCGCACGTGATGAGCAATATAGTTGATACTTCTTATCTGATTGGTGACGGTACCGGACGTGGAAATGCAAATAGTAAATATTTTGTTTTTGAATCTGATGAATATGAACGTCATTTCATGCCTTACCATCCAGAATACACGATTATGACCAATATCGACTTTGACCATCCAGATTATTTTGAGGGTATTGAAGATGTCACAGCTGCTTTTCAAGACTATGCTAATAATATCAAAAACGGTATTTTTGCTTATGGAGAAGATGTTAATCTTCGGAAATTAACAGCAAAAGCTCCCATTTACTATTATGGCTTTGAAGCAAATGATGATTATCGTGCAGAAAATTTGATTCGTAGTACACGTGGCTCCTCTTTTGATGCTTATTTCCGTGGACAATTGCTTGGACACTTTGTTGTACCTGCATATGGAAAACATAATGTTTTGAATGCCTTGTCAGTTGTTGCTGTTTGCCATAATTTAGGGCTTGATATGGTTGAAGTTGCAGATCATCTGTTGACTTTCCGAGGAGTAAAACGACGCTTTACTGAGAAGAAAGTTGGTGAGATTATCATCATTGACGATTTTGCACACCATCCAACAGAAATTGAGGCGACACTTGATGCAGCTCGTCAAAAATACCCAGACCGTGAAATAGTTGCAGTTTTCCAACCTCATACATTTACAAGGACAATTGCATTTGCTGATGAATTTGCTGCTGTGCTTGATCATGCTGATACCGTTTACTTGGCACAGATTTATGGTTCCGCTCGTGAAGTTGACCACCATGAAATTACTGCACAAGATTTGGCAGATAAAGTGCGCAAACCAGCGAAGGTTGTCGATCTTGACAATATTTCTCCATTACTTGACCATGATCGTGCGGTTTATGTATTTATGGGAGCAGGGAATATTCAAAAATATGAAATTGCTTTTGAAAAATTGCTTGGACAAATATCAACGAACTTACAATAA
- a CDS encoding DEAD/DEAH box helicase yields the protein MSRMMPARVRSEGIVLYAKGGLNDPIEADFKLSAEIDGEQVVYDLDGAQDYCSCEVFQQNHRYCKHIAAIEEYLKNRETTTDATEDKEHLRPESLLYTENVTFLDELNGETQLNFSTDQYSIEVQIEDNSQLYDYFSVDYFLYFDIRLKSEKLGRSYVIKDIPYFLRALRNFSQYSLGSLHYINLFFDNFDEASQAFLNFLLKIDDKTDEAFTKSLYIKNGRYLNIPFLFLEEAMDLSAALEMCQLKISGKMINYFTFVPLDSDSELFEFKVESQQDYIELSVTDKDYHNFYGKSLLYHDHIFYKVSQEQRRLLTVLERRLANENHINFSYADKDKLAQALQQLSTLGRISAPRHFVIRPFDAIFRFDLTDKQTLALSVKFDYGNFAIDSFHELETLEFSRDLRKEQKIFAVMERFGFPRSFNSSLTILSVLTETFFIKILPAFNKLGKVELSSVLTELKMDEIPEIHIDSSGGLLDISFDLPQVGESEFANVIAKLQENAEFYISESGKFYHFDEKFKALKSALNELDEQFVISGNTLRVNANRSFQVSKIFENVSGASFSEKFKSFYEHLTQPETFPYEKPEHIRASLRPYQEIGVRWMSMLTHYQLGGILADDMGLGKTVQAITYLLSNLKEGEKALITAPASLTYNWASEFEKFTDQINFVVVDGTKIERSEQIATEHQIYITSYGSFLKDFEEYQDKKLNYLLLDEAQVVKNYSSKTNKSLTALNVEHTFALSGTPLENRIEEIWAIFQVVMPGFLPKREKFNKMSPSVISRLIQPFIMRRKKEDVLEELPEKMEITLYNNLADDQKVIYLAQLELMQRQVMQMDSTALSRSRIEILAGITRLRQICNTPALFMDDYKGSSGKLERLRELLEQIKESGHRPLIFSQFTKVFPHIERLMDHLEMSAYKLTGSTPIKDRLSMVQAFNAGSRDAFLVSLKAGGVGLNLTSADVVILIDLWWNPAVEEQAIARAHRMGQKNTVEVIRLITQGTIEEKIMDIQERKKDLIANVLEGDVVDKALSEAEIREILGV from the coding sequence ATGAGTAGAATGATGCCAGCTAGGGTGCGAAGTGAAGGAATTGTGCTTTATGCAAAAGGGGGGTTAAATGACCCTATTGAAGCCGATTTTAAACTGAGCGCAGAGATTGATGGCGAGCAAGTGGTATATGATTTGGATGGGGCACAGGACTATTGTTCTTGTGAAGTTTTTCAGCAAAATCATCGCTACTGTAAGCATATTGCAGCGATAGAAGAATATCTAAAAAACAGAGAAACAACTACGGATGCAACTGAAGATAAGGAGCATTTACGACCAGAGAGTTTACTTTACACAGAAAATGTTACTTTTTTGGATGAATTAAATGGGGAAACTCAGCTTAATTTTAGTACAGACCAGTATTCAATTGAGGTTCAGATTGAGGATAATAGTCAGCTTTATGATTATTTCTCAGTGGATTATTTTTTGTATTTTGATATAAGGCTAAAAAGCGAGAAATTGGGGCGTTCTTATGTGATTAAGGATATTCCATATTTTTTACGTGCTTTGAGAAATTTTAGTCAGTATTCTCTGGGCTCTTTACACTATATCAATCTATTTTTCGATAATTTTGATGAAGCAAGTCAAGCATTTTTAAATTTCTTATTAAAAATTGATGATAAAACGGATGAGGCATTTACAAAATCTTTATATATCAAAAATGGACGTTATTTGAATATTCCTTTTCTGTTTCTTGAAGAAGCAATGGATTTGTCAGCAGCGCTTGAAATGTGTCAGCTTAAAATCTCTGGTAAAATGATTAATTATTTTACTTTTGTTCCTTTAGATAGTGACTCAGAGTTGTTTGAGTTTAAAGTTGAAAGTCAGCAAGATTATATTGAGTTAAGTGTGACAGATAAGGACTATCACAATTTTTATGGAAAATCATTATTGTATCACGATCATATTTTCTACAAGGTAAGTCAGGAACAAAGGCGACTTTTAACTGTTTTGGAGCGGAGACTTGCCAATGAAAACCATATTAATTTTTCATATGCTGACAAAGATAAATTAGCGCAGGCATTGCAGCAATTATCTACTTTGGGCCGAATTTCGGCTCCTCGTCATTTTGTCATTAGACCATTTGATGCGATTTTTCGATTTGACCTTACTGACAAACAAACGCTTGCCCTGTCAGTAAAATTTGACTATGGTAATTTTGCGATAGACAGTTTTCATGAACTTGAAACATTGGAGTTTTCTCGTGATTTACGAAAAGAGCAGAAAATTTTTGCAGTGATGGAGCGGTTTGGATTTCCTCGTTCATTTAATTCAAGCTTGACTATTCTGTCAGTACTGACAGAAACTTTCTTTATCAAAATTTTACCAGCTTTTAATAAATTGGGTAAAGTTGAACTTTCGTCAGTACTGACAGAATTAAAAATGGATGAGATTCCTGAGATTCATATTGACAGTAGTGGTGGTTTACTTGATATCTCGTTTGATTTACCACAGGTTGGTGAATCAGAGTTTGCAAACGTGATTGCAAAACTTCAAGAGAATGCGGAATTTTATATTAGTGAGAGTGGAAAATTTTATCATTTTGATGAAAAATTTAAAGCTCTAAAATCAGCGCTCAATGAGTTGGATGAGCAGTTTGTCATCAGTGGAAATACACTTAGAGTCAATGCCAATCGCAGTTTTCAAGTTTCTAAGATTTTTGAGAATGTCAGCGGTGCGTCATTCTCAGAGAAATTTAAGTCCTTCTATGAACATCTCACTCAGCCTGAGACGTTTCCTTATGAAAAGCCAGAGCACATCCGAGCCTCTCTTCGTCCTTATCAAGAAATTGGTGTGCGTTGGATGAGTATGCTGACTCATTATCAGTTAGGAGGAATCCTCGCTGATGATATGGGCTTGGGGAAAACTGTCCAAGCCATCACCTATCTTCTCTCTAACTTAAAAGAAGGTGAAAAAGCATTGATTACCGCGCCAGCGAGTCTGACGTACAACTGGGCAAGTGAATTTGAAAAGTTCACAGACCAGATTAATTTTGTTGTGGTAGATGGCACTAAGATTGAACGTTCAGAACAAATTGCAACAGAGCATCAGATTTATATTACAAGCTATGGTAGCTTTTTGAAAGACTTTGAAGAGTATCAAGACAAAAAGTTAAACTATCTTTTGCTAGATGAAGCGCAGGTAGTGAAAAATTATAGCAGTAAGACCAATAAGTCTTTAACGGCACTTAATGTTGAACATACATTTGCTCTTTCAGGAACGCCACTTGAAAATAGAATTGAAGAAATTTGGGCAATCTTTCAAGTGGTTATGCCTGGGTTTTTGCCAAAACGGGAAAAATTCAATAAAATGTCACCTTCAGTGATTTCAAGATTGATTCAGCCGTTCATCATGCGACGTAAAAAAGAAGATGTTCTTGAAGAATTACCTGAAAAGATGGAAATTACGCTTTATAATAATCTTGCTGATGATCAAAAAGTAATCTATCTTGCTCAACTGGAGCTGATGCAACGCCAAGTGATGCAGATGGATAGTACAGCCTTATCACGTTCGCGAATTGAGATTCTAGCTGGGATTACCAGGCTTCGTCAAATTTGTAATACACCTGCGTTGTTTATGGATGATTACAAAGGAAGTTCAGGAAAATTGGAACGTTTACGAGAGTTACTCGAACAGATTAAAGAATCTGGTCATCGTCCATTGATTTTTTCACAGTTTACCAAAGTTTTTCCTCACATTGAGCGGTTGATGGACCATCTTGAGATGAGTGCTTATAAATTGACGGGCTCTACACCAATCAAGGATAGATTGTCAATGGTTCAAGCTTTTAATGCTGGAAGCCGAGATGCTTTCTTAGTTTCTTTGAAAGCTGGAGGAGTTGGACTTAATTTGACAAGTGCTGATGTTGTGATTTTGATTGATCTATGGTGGAATCCAGCCGTGGAAGAACAAGCAATCGCACGTGCACATAGAATGGGGCAAAAAAATACAGTTGAAGTCATTCGATTGATTACTCAAGGAACAATTGAAGAAAAGATTATGGATATTCAGGAACGCAAAAAAGACTTGATTGCTAATGTTCTTGAAGGTGATGTTGTTGATAAAGCGCTCAGTGAAGCAGAAATTCGTGAAATTCTGGGAGTCTGA
- a CDS encoding amino acid permease → MENNQGLKKRMATRHITMIALGGAIGAGLFKGSASAISVAGPSVLIAYLIGGLVLFFVMKSLEKLVLASEEPHGLSGLVQPYLGNHAADFTDWVYWSLWMINIIAEAVAAASFLQLWFPNIPAWIFVLIIAVLTSLINLYSVTFFAETEYWLAFIKISVIILLIIFGVILVAKEVFNTNLIATFSRMNNHGGFAPHGIKGVINSLLIVIYSYGGSELIAITVSETENPKVAIPKAIRGVIGRIISFYIVPMFLLLIIYNWHTLTDSSMSPFVMVFNKMHIPFAGDIVNFVIILALFSSINSGIYASSRILFFRLKNRKGKHVSAVAKLNKHQVPQRAVLFCSGTLYIGVVLSYFLGDKLFNYLAGSLSYTVLLIWFLISSAGFVLACKNGSLSGRSMSIFALAALFLICIGILFTNPIGVTVLTVILYFVIYISYQKKQINQ, encoded by the coding sequence TTGGAGAATAATCAGGGTTTGAAGAAAAGAATGGCAACACGCCATATAACGATGATTGCACTGGGAGGAGCAATCGGAGCAGGACTATTTAAGGGGAGTGCCTCGGCGATTAGCGTGGCAGGTCCTTCTGTACTAATTGCTTATTTGATTGGTGGATTGGTACTATTTTTTGTAATGAAAAGTTTGGAGAAACTTGTATTGGCTTCAGAGGAACCACATGGCTTATCAGGCTTGGTTCAACCCTATCTGGGTAATCATGCAGCAGACTTTACAGACTGGGTTTATTGGTCACTTTGGATGATTAATATTATTGCGGAAGCAGTTGCAGCAGCAAGCTTTTTGCAACTATGGTTTCCTAATATTCCAGCGTGGATATTTGTATTAATCATCGCGGTATTGACCTCACTCATTAATTTGTATTCAGTTACTTTTTTTGCTGAAACGGAGTATTGGCTTGCGTTTATTAAGATAAGTGTCATTATTTTACTTATTATTTTTGGCGTGATTCTGGTGGCTAAGGAGGTGTTCAATACTAATCTAATAGCCACATTTTCTAGGATGAATAATCATGGAGGATTTGCTCCTCATGGAATAAAAGGAGTTATTAATTCCTTACTCATTGTTATTTACTCTTATGGTGGCTCAGAATTGATTGCTATAACAGTTAGTGAAACAGAGAATCCAAAAGTAGCGATTCCAAAAGCAATTCGAGGCGTGATTGGACGGATTATATCGTTTTATATTGTTCCAATGTTTTTATTACTTATCATTTATAACTGGCATACTCTTACTGATTCTTCGATGAGTCCCTTTGTAATGGTGTTTAATAAGATGCATATTCCTTTTGCAGGGGATATTGTCAACTTTGTCATTATCTTAGCACTATTCTCTTCTATCAATTCAGGAATTTATGCTTCTTCAAGAATTTTATTTTTCCGACTAAAGAACAGAAAAGGAAAGCATGTGAGCGCTGTTGCAAAGCTAAATAAACATCAAGTCCCTCAAAGAGCTGTACTCTTTTGTTCAGGAACACTCTATATCGGGGTAGTTTTATCTTATTTTCTTGGAGATAAGTTATTCAATTATTTGGCAGGTTCTCTATCTTATACTGTACTGTTAATTTGGTTCCTCATCAGTAGTGCAGGTTTTGTACTTGCTTGTAAAAATGGGTCACTTTCTGGTAGAAGTATGAGCATATTTGCTCTTGCCGCACTATTTCTGATTTGTATTGGAATTTTATTTACCAATCCTATCGGAGTAACTGTGCTCACTGTAATTCTCTACTTTGTGATTTACATTAGTTATCAAAAAAAGCAAATAAATCAATAA
- a CDS encoding serine hydrolase domain-containing protein produces MRNQQQVLKMVKDYIAKEIFPGANFAIIENEKVTEFVLGNAAILPKEVVLSAGEYWDLASVTKVVGTGTAVINLVFDGVFELDVPAQKYYPAFADSSVSVRQLLTHTSGINPFIPHRDQLSADELKQAINHIQVTDDKNFHYTDINFILLGFMLEEYYGKKLDEIFFTQVFKKWEMNETTFGPVSHAVPTSYDLPVGIVHDPKARVLGVECGSAGLFSTMSDLTAFVKGYFAEEKYIKLLANYTLVAKKRSLAWDLPAKSNDWLLHTGYTGTFILLNPRAKKAVIFLSNRVHLKDEREKWIKARDLLINLLLENLSDE; encoded by the coding sequence ATGAGAAATCAACAGCAAGTATTGAAAATGGTTAAGGATTATATTGCTAAAGAAATTTTTCCTGGTGCAAATTTTGCAATTATTGAAAACGAAAAAGTGACAGAATTTGTGCTGGGCAATGCTGCAATTTTACCTAAGGAAGTAGTGCTGTCAGCAGGTGAATACTGGGATTTAGCTTCAGTGACAAAAGTTGTAGGAACAGGTACGGCTGTCATTAATCTTGTTTTTGATGGAGTTTTTGAACTTGATGTTCCAGCTCAGAAATATTATCCAGCATTTGCTGACAGTTCTGTCAGTGTGCGACAATTACTGACACATACGTCTGGCATTAATCCATTTATCCCTCATCGAGACCAGTTATCAGCTGACGAGTTAAAACAGGCAATCAATCATATTCAAGTCACTGACGATAAAAATTTTCATTATACAGACATCAATTTTATCCTACTTGGTTTTATGTTAGAAGAATATTATGGCAAAAAACTAGATGAGATTTTTTTCACTCAAGTTTTTAAAAAATGGGAAATGAATGAGACAACTTTTGGACCTGTTTCTCACGCTGTACCAACGAGCTATGACTTGCCAGTAGGAATTGTCCATGACCCAAAAGCACGCGTTTTAGGAGTGGAATGTGGCTCCGCAGGGCTATTTTCTACGATGTCTGACTTGACTGCTTTTGTTAAAGGATATTTTGCTGAAGAAAAATATATCAAACTGTTGGCTAACTATACTTTAGTCGCAAAAAAGAGGAGTTTGGCTTGGGATTTACCAGCAAAAAGTAATGATTGGCTACTACACACAGGCTATACAGGAACTTTTATTTTGCTCAATCCAAGAGCAAAGAAAGCAGTGATATTTTTATCAAATCGAGTCCACCTAAAAGACGAACGTGAGAAATGGATTAAAGCGCGTGATTTGTTAATAAACCTTTTATTAGAGAATTTATCCGATGAGTAA
- a CDS encoding CppA N-terminal domain-containing protein, whose translation MSEIINSIVAFQPVYRVLHREENLDFFRDVLGLKVLMEEGAMVWLGGHEEKLDRFQLEESPGLRSVNGYKKHSRTVIKAAASEIEQLLARDLEKVDKLYRGKAGYTFEAVSPENDVFLVTAEELTDLSALTEIEKNEVSFVKDENFKGLSDFAISEIDLNVADNEIIEFYESVFSMKTTDGVFDFPFVSLKLSVADGEDLSAATDETFDLEFLIFMIDKMFDLEAFSTQFEDIDGTYLDASAKTFSLEVPSHVELWFVK comes from the coding sequence ATGAGTGAGATAATAAATAGTATCGTCGCTTTCCAACCTGTATATCGTGTTCTTCATCGTGAGGAAAATCTGGATTTTTTCCGTGATGTGCTCGGATTGAAAGTTCTAATGGAAGAGGGTGCGATGGTGTGGTTAGGTGGACATGAGGAGAAACTTGACCGTTTTCAATTGGAAGAGTCACCAGGCTTGCGCTCTGTCAATGGATATAAAAAACATTCACGTACAGTAATCAAAGCTGCTGCATCTGAGATTGAGCAACTTTTGGCACGTGATTTGGAAAAAGTAGATAAGCTTTATCGTGGCAAAGCTGGCTATACTTTTGAAGCAGTATCTCCTGAAAATGATGTATTTTTGGTAACCGCGGAAGAACTGACAGACTTGTCAGCACTGACAGAAATCGAAAAAAATGAAGTTAGTTTTGTCAAAGATGAAAACTTTAAAGGCTTGTCAGATTTTGCGATTAGTGAGATAGATTTGAATGTAGCTGATAACGAGATTATTGAATTTTATGAATCCGTTTTTTCGATGAAAACTACTGATGGAGTGTTTGATTTTCCTTTTGTTTCGCTGAAGCTGTCAGTGGCTGACGGAGAAGATTTGAGTGCTGCGACAGATGAAACATTTGATTTAGAATTTTTAATCTTTATGATTGATAAAATGTTTGATTTGGAAGCATTTTCGACTCAATTTGAGGATATAGATGGTACTTATTTGGATGCATCAGCAAAGACTTTCTCATTGGAAGTTCCCAGCCATGTTGAACTTTGGTTTGTAAAATAA
- a CDS encoding CPBP family intramembrane glutamic endopeptidase, which translates to MISKDKLQQFSKFRAFPVVLLAVIFSLLFAPHHLTSFITTAVVLSIVGNLLAYNKWQWLILFILSLAPTFTSTFFSIHPPFSVLDNIIFYLIFLLSLGFSYFIARKTDIIPKFNWKYFSITKLLTGFALLFLASILTGIIAQLIRQSPDTANQEALNQLQKLIPVAIFVIQTVAAGFFEELTYRVGIFEIVFKKHRNIAFLVAMLLFAYMHGPTDLYSWLTYGLMSLILTSFYAKYRNFYLNMSIHMLWNLFGILVAFLLK; encoded by the coding sequence ATGATTAGTAAAGATAAACTCCAACAGTTCTCTAAATTTCGCGCCTTTCCGGTCGTCCTTCTTGCTGTAATTTTTTCATTGCTCTTTGCCCCTCATCATCTCACTTCATTTATTACTACGGCTGTTGTTTTATCAATTGTCGGCAATCTCTTGGCATATAATAAATGGCAATGGCTCATCCTATTTATACTCTCTCTTGCTCCTACATTTACATCAACATTTTTTAGTATCCATCCACCTTTTTCAGTACTAGATAATATTATCTTTTATCTTATCTTTCTGCTCTCACTTGGTTTTTCTTATTTTATTGCAAGAAAAACAGATATTATCCCGAAATTCAATTGGAAGTACTTCTCAATAACAAAATTATTAACTGGATTTGCTCTTTTATTTCTTGCTTCTATCCTGACTGGTATCATTGCTCAACTCATCCGTCAAAGTCCCGATACGGCAAATCAAGAGGCTCTGAATCAGCTTCAAAAATTGATTCCTGTGGCAATATTTGTAATACAAACTGTTGCAGCAGGCTTCTTTGAAGAATTAACCTATCGAGTGGGGATTTTTGAAATTGTCTTCAAAAAGCACAGAAATATTGCTTTTCTTGTTGCGATGCTCCTCTTTGCATATATGCACGGTCCAACAGACCTCTACAGTTGGTTGACTTACGGTTTAATGAGTCTTATTTTAACTAGTTTTTATGCCAAATATCGCAACTTTTATCTCAATATGAGCATTCATATGCTTTGGAATCTTTTTGGTATTCTCGTCGCATTTCTTCTCAAATGA